A single region of the Streptomyces sp. NBC_01262 genome encodes:
- a CDS encoding GNAT family N-acetyltransferase, giving the protein MTLDVRTITDSDVPQWLSALNVGFLHAATVPDEEVEIRRAGLDLDRTQGAFDEGRCVATFRSMPRELTVPGGALVAADAITNVSVSATHRRRGIAGRMMANALTAAKERGDALAILIAAEYPIYGRFGFGPATTITEWEIEVARATKSAPAVVEPGRLEVITPAEALKIGPELHDRFRRLTPGAINRLDRWWELSTGTVRMPSEDWKEPLFVVHRDASTGRPDGLATYRVEEKWQGMLPNCPLTVSHLIAATPTAERALWRYLLSVDWVTTIHTGLRAPDDILLALLTDPRAARVSHSTDLMWLRLLDTPRALSARTYATPGTLVLAVDDPAGHASGTFRLEAAPDGTATCTPAPDAAPDLTLTAADLATLYLGDASAARLSALGNLTEHTPDAAARTDALFRTPRRPWCPDIF; this is encoded by the coding sequence ATGACCCTCGACGTCCGCACCATCACCGACTCCGACGTCCCCCAGTGGCTGAGCGCCCTGAACGTCGGCTTCCTCCACGCCGCCACCGTGCCGGACGAGGAGGTCGAGATCCGTCGGGCGGGCCTCGACCTGGACCGGACCCAGGGCGCGTTCGACGAGGGCCGCTGCGTGGCCACCTTCCGCAGCATGCCCCGCGAACTCACCGTCCCCGGTGGCGCCCTGGTCGCGGCCGACGCCATCACCAACGTCTCGGTCAGCGCCACCCACCGCCGCCGCGGCATCGCCGGCCGCATGATGGCCAACGCCCTCACCGCGGCCAAGGAGCGCGGCGACGCCCTCGCCATCCTCATCGCCGCCGAGTACCCGATCTACGGCCGCTTCGGCTTCGGCCCCGCCACCACCATCACCGAGTGGGAGATCGAGGTTGCCCGCGCCACCAAGTCCGCCCCCGCAGTGGTCGAGCCCGGTCGCCTGGAAGTCATCACCCCCGCCGAGGCACTCAAGATCGGCCCCGAACTCCACGACCGCTTCCGCCGCCTCACCCCCGGCGCGATCAACCGCCTCGACCGCTGGTGGGAACTGAGCACCGGCACGGTCCGCATGCCCTCCGAGGACTGGAAGGAGCCCCTCTTCGTCGTCCACCGCGACGCCTCGACCGGACGCCCCGACGGCCTAGCCACCTACCGCGTCGAGGAGAAGTGGCAGGGCATGCTCCCCAACTGCCCCCTCACCGTCAGCCACCTCATCGCCGCCACCCCCACCGCCGAGCGTGCGCTATGGCGTTACCTACTCTCCGTCGACTGGGTCACCACCATCCACACCGGCCTCCGCGCCCCCGACGACATCCTCCTCGCCCTCCTCACCGACCCCCGCGCCGCCCGCGTCAGTCACTCCACCGACTTGATGTGGCTCCGCCTCCTCGACACCCCCCGCGCCCTCTCCGCCCGCACCTACGCCACCCCCGGCACCCTCGTCCTCGCCGTGGACGACCCCGCCGGCCACGCCTCCGGCACCTTCCGTCTGGAAGCCGCCCCCGACGGAACCGCCACCTGCACCCCGGCTCCCGATGCCGCCCCCGACCTCACCCTCACCGCCGCCGACCTCGCCACCCTCTACCTCGGCGACGCCTCCGCAGCCCGCCTCTCCGCCCTCGGCAACCTCACCGAGCACACCCCCGACGCAGCCGCCCGCACGGACGCCCTCTTCCGCACGCCGCGCCGACCGTGGTGCCCGGACATCTTCTGA
- the dtd gene encoding D-aminoacyl-tRNA deacylase — protein MRAVAQRVSEASVVVDGETVGEIVGPGLCVLVGVTHGDTAEKAAQLARKLWSLRILPGEKSCSDVGGPLLVISQFTLYGDARKGRRPTWNAAAPGDVAEPLVDAVCAELRALGANVETGRFGADMKVSLTNDGPFTVVVDL, from the coding sequence ATGCGTGCGGTGGCCCAGCGGGTTAGTGAAGCGAGTGTCGTGGTCGACGGCGAGACGGTCGGGGAGATCGTCGGGCCGGGGCTGTGCGTGCTGGTGGGGGTGACGCACGGGGATACGGCCGAGAAGGCGGCGCAGCTCGCGCGCAAGCTGTGGAGCCTGCGGATCCTGCCGGGCGAGAAGTCCTGCTCGGACGTGGGCGGGCCGCTGCTGGTGATCAGCCAGTTCACGCTTTACGGTGACGCCCGGAAGGGGCGGCGGCCCACCTGGAACGCGGCCGCGCCCGGGGATGTGGCCGAGCCGCTGGTGGATGCGGTGTGCGCGGAGCTGCGGGCGCTCGGGGCGAATGTCGAGACCGGGCGGTTCGGGGCGGACATGAAGGTTTCGCTGACGAATGACGGGCCGTTCACCGTCGTCGTGGACCTGTAG
- a CDS encoding RsiG family protein has translation MLKAPGPRSPYSPLTETGPTPELPGLTLDGLRTLRRDAQQEEADLSYLRRLLQGRIDILRAETGRRTAPDTPVLDRLPEILTDTPSAHRSSARHVTLGTPVSERYRLLADDMLADVELSDLSARTDDELHDAMGRLVRHEQQVSRRRQTLQRTVDGCSKEIARRYREGEARVEDLLAED, from the coding sequence ATGCTCAAGGCACCGGGCCCCCGAAGCCCGTACAGCCCGCTCACCGAGACGGGGCCCACGCCGGAGCTGCCCGGCCTCACCCTGGACGGACTGCGCACCTTGCGCCGCGACGCCCAGCAGGAGGAGGCCGACCTCTCCTACCTGCGCCGGCTCCTCCAGGGCCGCATCGACATCCTCCGCGCCGAAACCGGCCGCCGCACCGCCCCCGACACCCCAGTACTCGACCGCCTCCCCGAGATCCTCACCGACACCCCCTCCGCCCACCGCTCCTCCGCTCGCCACGTCACCCTCGGCACCCCCGTCAGCGAGCGCTACCGCCTCCTCGCCGACGACATGCTCGCCGACGTAGAGCTCTCCGACCTCAGCGCCCGCACCGACGACGAACTCCACGACGCCATGGGCCGCCTGGTCCGCCACGAGCAGCAGGTCTCCCGCCGCCGGCAGACCCTGCAACGCACGGTCGACGGCTGCAGCAAGGAGATCGCCCGGCGCTATCGGGAGGGCGAAGCCCGGGTCGAGGACCTCCTGGCGGAAGACTGA
- a CDS encoding GntR family transcriptional regulator, with protein sequence MTGDRPVSGAKHTYKRVAESLRKEIESGELAAGSQLPTQFELVERFEVSRATIQRALKELQEAGYVNSEQGRGVFVEEHPGSAADPSVNGTSYRKDSATSGTVDFGKAIEEAFRSDDVTIDAFCLTTQSLNSVILIQMQRIMSGQPAPQSIRVRLLLPSPDASLAIPQRVDEPEDERPLDRLRRLTNMHASGLVNSLKDLRERGYVRDVDITVRSVKITPVHKLYLLNDRRAIFGYYRLMERELGVSGGDTIQIYDVHGIDAKLFNAEGEFFEESRDWFQSVWETIAEDQDSGPFE encoded by the coding sequence ATGACCGGTGATCGTCCAGTGAGCGGGGCAAAGCACACGTACAAGCGTGTTGCCGAATCTCTGCGCAAGGAGATCGAGAGCGGCGAGCTCGCCGCTGGATCCCAACTCCCCACCCAGTTCGAGCTGGTCGAACGCTTCGAGGTCTCCCGCGCCACCATCCAGCGAGCGCTCAAAGAGCTCCAGGAGGCCGGCTATGTCAACTCCGAGCAGGGGCGCGGCGTTTTCGTCGAGGAACACCCCGGATCAGCAGCCGATCCTTCGGTCAATGGCACCTCGTACCGAAAAGATTCCGCCACTAGTGGCACTGTCGACTTCGGCAAGGCCATCGAGGAGGCGTTCCGGTCCGACGATGTCACCATCGATGCCTTCTGTCTGACGACTCAGTCGCTCAACAGCGTCATCCTGATTCAGATGCAACGCATCATGTCGGGGCAGCCCGCCCCGCAGAGCATTCGCGTCCGCTTGCTCCTTCCCAGTCCGGACGCCTCCCTGGCCATCCCTCAGCGTGTCGACGAGCCCGAGGATGAACGTCCGCTCGACCGTCTGCGCCGGTTGACTAACATGCATGCATCTGGGCTAGTCAACTCACTCAAGGATCTGCGTGAGCGTGGCTATGTCCGCGACGTCGATATCACGGTGCGGTCCGTGAAGATCACTCCTGTGCACAAGCTCTACCTGCTCAATGACCGGCGGGCGATCTTCGGCTACTACCGCCTGATGGAGCGGGAACTGGGTGTGTCGGGGGGCGACACGATCCAGATCTACGACGTGCATGGGATCGACGCGAAGCTCTTCAATGCCGAGGGTGAGTTCTTCGAGGAGTCCCGGGACTGGTTCCAGTCAGTGTGGGAGACCATCGCGGAGGACCAGGATTCAGGGCCGTTCGAGTGA
- a CDS encoding phosphotransferase family protein, with the protein MGTAIRIDERSAQDGECCGRASEARGDAYEWFVDHAKQCGRMTSGHHNLNFLMPILHGDLAEQLGHLPNSPVKVRVPIHDALQVVPRTWRHEARLLFALQDCVPNVPALLKGGRASSVHVYVDGVTLSTVCPPEKWVDDVYIQALTDLFGVLAQVRREDLPPLPLRWPRTGDSSGYLRRLARLTDACVRRPNWGRFGTLLASLGVPPNTMRAYAERVPGMQPRPYALLHTDLHRDNLIVTGDPARPLFFLDWELASYGDPLHDLATHLVRMRYPDDQQSDVIEAWRDVMHSVRPEAATGLDTDLPRYIAFEHAQSVYPDVMRAATRLLGDLDVNNLDTQVGAVRHALLKAQKPLGLRPVDGRKEIRAALLDWRRDQMRIRGGREALRKWRRGRF; encoded by the coding sequence GTGGGTACTGCCATCCGCATCGACGAACGGTCGGCGCAGGACGGTGAATGTTGCGGTCGGGCGAGCGAGGCTCGGGGTGATGCCTACGAGTGGTTCGTCGATCACGCGAAGCAGTGCGGCAGGATGACCAGTGGTCATCACAACCTCAACTTCCTGATGCCCATCCTGCACGGCGACCTGGCCGAGCAACTCGGCCACCTCCCCAACAGCCCGGTGAAAGTCCGGGTGCCCATCCATGACGCTCTGCAGGTCGTCCCCCGTACGTGGCGCCACGAGGCGCGCTTGCTGTTCGCGCTTCAGGACTGTGTCCCGAATGTGCCGGCGCTGCTCAAGGGAGGGAGGGCCTCCTCTGTGCACGTCTATGTGGACGGCGTCACGCTCTCGACGGTCTGTCCGCCGGAGAAATGGGTCGACGACGTCTACATCCAAGCCCTGACCGACCTGTTCGGCGTGCTTGCCCAGGTGCGCCGCGAGGACCTTCCCCCGCTGCCGCTGCGCTGGCCCAGAACCGGCGACAGCAGCGGGTATCTGCGCCGACTGGCCCGCCTGACCGATGCCTGTGTGCGCCGTCCCAACTGGGGCCGTTTCGGCACCCTCCTCGCCTCGCTCGGCGTGCCGCCCAACACCATGCGGGCCTATGCCGAACGTGTCCCAGGCATGCAGCCCCGCCCCTACGCCCTGCTGCACACCGATCTTCACCGGGACAACCTCATCGTCACAGGGGATCCGGCTCGCCCACTATTCTTCCTGGACTGGGAACTGGCCTCGTACGGGGATCCTCTGCACGACCTGGCCACCCATCTGGTGCGCATGCGGTACCCGGACGACCAGCAGAGTGACGTCATCGAGGCATGGCGCGACGTCATGCACTCGGTACGGCCCGAAGCGGCAACCGGCCTCGATACCGACCTGCCGCGCTACATCGCCTTCGAGCATGCGCAATCGGTCTACCCGGATGTCATGCGTGCTGCGACACGGCTTCTGGGAGACCTGGACGTCAACAACCTCGATACCCAGGTCGGCGCGGTTCGCCATGCGCTGCTGAAGGCACAGAAGCCGCTTGGCCTCCGGCCGGTGGACGGCCGCAAGGAAATCAGAGCAGCGCTTCTGGACTGGCGCCGCGACCAGATGCGGATTCGCGGCGGGCGGGAGGCTCTTCGTAAATGGCGACGCGGACGGTTCTAG